In Zingiber officinale cultivar Zhangliang chromosome 9B, Zo_v1.1, whole genome shotgun sequence, the genomic window CGCGTCCTCCTCCTGGTACACGCAGCGATAGGAGCGATCGTCGGCCCCCTTGTGCGTTCGCACCACGTGGGCCAGCCGGTACTTGGCCCGCGCCGCCTCACGGCCCCTGTTCGAGAGCAGGATCGCCGCCGCGCCCATCCGGAACAGGCAATTGGGAAGCAGCATCGACCGTTGATTGCCGGAATAGAAGTTGGGGGTGATGATCTCCGTCGAGACCACGAGCGCATTTGCGCGAGGGTGCACCTGctcgatcgaatcgaatcgaatcgatcGATTATTTTGACATTGTTCGATTTGATCGATCGGATTGAAATTAAGTATTTACCTGAAGCAGGTCGCTCGCCAAGTCGATGGAGATGAGGCCGGCGCTGCAGCCCATTCCGGAGAGGTTAAAACTTCGGATGTTGCTCCGGAGCTTGTACTTGTTGATGATCATCGCGGACAGAGAGGGCGTGGGGGAGAAGAGGCTGCAGTTGACGATGAGGATGTCGACGTCCTTGGAACGTAGCCCGGTCTTCTTCATGAGATCGTCGACGGCGGCGAAGATGACCAGCTCCGCCTCGGCTCGCGCGCCCTCCATGGTGGGCTTGGGCGGGATGTAGTGGTTCGCCGGAGGGAGGCAGGTTTCCTCCCCCAACCCCGACCGCTCCAGGATCCGCGTCTGGAACTTCACGCTCCTCTCGTCCGAGTTGATCAGCCGCGTGTGCTCCATGAACGTCGAGAACGGCACGCGGCACGTCGGCGGCGGCCTGAAGCAGGCGTAGTCGACGAGGTACACCGGCCGCGGCCGCGACACCAAGTATAGGACCCCTGCAACGACCACCGACAAGGCGAGCGCCAGATTCCTCACAGGATTCCCTTCGATCAACTCCCGTACAGCATCCACGGTGTCATCGAAGCCGAGCTGGTGGACCTCAGAAGCCATGGCCGTCATGACGCCGGCCAGGAACAGAAGCCTGAAGTTGTCTACGATGAACCGGAAGGCGATCTTCACAGACCTCGGCAACTCCGGCTCCGGCACGCCAGGCATATTCTCAACAACTCTTTaattatccacaacactttgttctCCTTTGGTGACCAGAATTGCTTGTGGGaggatatatatatacatatgtatATATAAGAAGATCAATTAAATGCAGGTAGAGATTAGGTCAAACGCCGTGCCTACCATCGACAAAGTTCACTTTGCCACTCTCTGATTCATGCACAGTTGAACTTCACTTGAAGAGTATGGTCCGAGTGGGGGAGAAAGAACTTTGGACAGTTGGAAGAGGGCAAccagaaattattattattattattattattattatttatttatttatttgtttgagTGTTTAAGGAATTGGCTATCAGTTTGTCAGTGTGTTAGCTAAACTGTCACAACCACCTTCTCAATGTGATCGATTTCTTGCTATGCATCATCGGGAAAATGTCAAGTAGAATTAGTACAGATTGTCCATCTTAATTAGACTAACTCATGCATGGTTCATGTTGCTTGAAGTACTCAACAATCTCAAGGGAACTGAATGTGTTTTaccaattttttatatataatttagatGTTTGAgccttaggtttaattaattcTGGAGATGAACGATTCAGTCCCACAGTCTGGGACAGACCATCATACAAATCCAAAAGCATGAGTGGTTCCTCATATAGTAACTAACGTCCTATATTTTTCATcccatttaaagaaaatatcaTGTAGTGCATCATAGCTGAAATTTAAATCATGAGTACTTATAAAATTACTTAAGTATCTTATCGTTGCATCATGACGGATGTGTATCATGCATGCCTTGACCTATGAACCTTAAATTGAATGCTAAAGTCACTGCAATAAAAATAGGAATTAGCAATAGAAATTTCAATCACTAATCGATCATTAAATGTATTCTATAGTTAAATTAGCGATGGAATTAAAATTCTATCGTTAATTCATCTCTAATTTAGCGACTTATGATTAAATTTATTATGAATTTTATCATATaacttataattttattatttaaaaaaatctgtaTATAATTACAATATCAATACAATCAATATCAACTCCAATCTCAACACTAATCCTCAATACAAACATtaatcaaaataatattattaacgaCATCCAAATGTACACAATTACAATATCAAcactaatcaaaatttaatttactaaCAACATTCAAGTGTacatattgatcaaaatattatTAGAAGCACTATACATTAGGTTTAATGACATTAATCAAAATATTCCTTGTTAACTATAAATGTCTCAATTTGTTGTCCAATCTTCAAAGTTCTTACAAAATTTCACAGATTTTTTGAATTAGCAAATTCCCTTATCCTGTCCTCCTTTTGCTTTCCCAGCTCCTCTAGAAGTAGTGCAACAACTCCTCCAAGAGAGTAACAAATCAATCCCTAGTTTGTTGTCTAACATTTAAGTAAAATAAAAGTTGAATTATTTTAGAGATTGCTTGTAATCATAAATTCTCGTTTCAAAATATTGAGATTTACTTTCATTTACCACTAATCTAAAAACAAAACAAGCGCACAATTTTACATATGATAGGGCAATCAATACTTCTCAAGGCTGAATATGCAGTACTATACACTTTAATGTTAGAGAGCACTCAATAAACCTATTTTAAATGTAAACATTAGCATTAGCTATTTCAAGTTCAAATTTTATCAAGAAGGGTTTGAGAGGTAAATACCTTAAATACAATTTATGGTGCATTTAGATCAAAGTCATTTTCTTTGATCAAAGTGAAACTGCAAGTAGAAAAACATTAATATCAGATCAAAAAGAATATTCTTCAAAATTAGGATGTAGCAAGTTGAGAAAATTGAGAATTTGAATACATCGTATCCTAAGGAAAACATCTTATTCAGATAAGCGTATTTATAGAAAATTGAGAATTTGAACAAAccatttcttcctcaagttgtgcCTTTTCAATTACCCTTtcttccactacaacaaaaatgacttttcgcGGCGTGCAAAATCACCTTCCGCGGCGCGCAATGCACGCTGCATAGTTTAAAGCTGTTGAAAGTCATTAGTATTGGCGGCGTGCATTGCACGCCGCGGAAATAACTATCGACAGCATACTATGTACGCCGCGGAAATAACTATCGACGGCGTGCATTGCACGCCGTGAAAACAAACTAGCCACAGCAAGCAATGCACGCTGCGAATATTATCAAGAACAATTATCCACAGCATGGGATGCACGCTGCGAAAACTATCAAAAACAACTATCCACAGCTTTCAATGCACGCTGCGAAAACTATCAAACACAACTATCCACAGCAAGCGATGCACGCTGCGAAAACTAATAAAAACAACTATCCACAGCATGCATTGCACGCTGTGGATACATGTTTCAACATCGTGCAATGCACGCCGCAAAAACAATCATCAACAGCATGCTTTGCAGTTGAAAAATGCTATAGCTCCATATCAAACAATCTTGAATTCCAATTTAAcaaatacttcaacaaaataaacTCAAACCCAAAATgtgaaattaataaataaaactaaaaaaatggcTAAAGATAAAACAGAATAAAAGTCACTAGTTTTTATCATCCAAATAGAAAGATTCAATACAAAAACAAGATGCATAATCTCTCACAAACTAGCTAAAAACTTTCAATCCACAATTTAGTATAATCTatatcaatcacacaatactataaatttagataaccatgcgactgtgcttcctattgcatcatcaAGAAACTGCATTTCCTCATTTGGTCGAATTAGATCAGCCTTCTCCACCAAAATCTTGtcaacccaaactttccaacaagATCCACCAAGAACAACATGATGCACTTTTGTGTTTGGATCTGTGGACGCAATTCGACCTTCTGCAACAAATAATCCATCAACACACCAATGAAGCAACTTGCATTTAGTATTAGCACGGATATCTCCACGACTCACATTCTTCAAATTTGActgtaaaaaaataatacaagttattaattctatcatgccaatttttgtaataattttgtaatttaaaaaTGCATATTGTGAAGATATTTACCTGAGCAGTAGCTAAATGTTTATTAACATTATGAAAATCACCAATTTTTTTTGCTGCATCATTGATATCACAATTGCTACCAACTTCGTTCCCAATACCACTACCAATGCCACCACTGCCAACctaattttacaaataaattgtGTCAAACAATGGCAACATATAAGTGTAGattcaaaattaacttattttatgtaTGTTGTTTAATTACTAACCTGTTCTTGTTGATTCTGTTGCCTCATACTTTGTAAAAACATAGActtcatttcttgcatttcttgttgAAGGTTATGTACCATAGCTTGGAATTGTTTAACAGTTTGATTTTGTTGCACAGAAGCTCCAACTTTTGATGGTGTAACTCCAAAGCCCAATCCACGCACTCTACCTCTTGTTTCCTTGCCAAACACAATGCTAATTGCATCATCAGCAATGTTAGTAGTCTTTTGAGATTCTGGTGGACATTCTTGTATTTCTTTCTACaaataaaaaagttaaattttaagaaaataacaaatttAAGTTACCCAATTTTTTTCTTATGAGCTTCTTCAAATAAAAAAGACATAAATTTATTACCATTTTCTCTCCAACTGATTGAGTACTAGGTtccccattttttttttcttgtgacctGAAATCCAAACTTGTGATCTTGTAATTTGTgtaatattagaaaaaaaaagttagaaacaatattcaataattaatttaaaagtattaaaaataatatttaccatAATGTGAGCCAAACGAGCATAACCTCTCCGACTCATCGTGTGATTGTGATCTTGTTTTTCTCGCATTGCTCTAAATCTCGCACTCTTTTCCTGACATTTACCAAACAAATCAAGACATTTATTTTACATTTAGCATTAATAAGACATTTATTACAAGTATTTTTAGTCATCATAAATCATAGCTACTGCTTATTCATGTTGTCTAAAAATCATAGCATTAAATCATAGCATTCCAAAGAAACCAGACATGAACTCAAAAAGAGAAAACCCCCTTTTATCCTCAATATAtgttgatccggtagtaagagcggcccCCCCCCCCTTGTGAAGTCAACGCTAAGTGGAAGTCACCGGGACAGCCGCCCatccgggtccgaccggacggacggccggcCGGTGTAATTgaatacccggatgggtccggtCGGCTTGCTGACCGAACGATATACACTgatggttggaaggcaccctgtcaaatcagggttccggcgctcagttgAAAAGGTCATGGGCCGAGCTGACCTCTAGGCCGACCAAAGCCATAAGGCACCACtgcttattagtctccacaaagcacaagtaaaccccTGCGGATGTCCAGCCgaatgttgagggagctgtccgcccgggcGACAGGTTTGGAgctaaggggaaaaggacaagagaCTTCTTTTTCTGACAActggtaggtttcacgtgtgggccatgctccaaattttgtgacaggggattctgctgtcccatcgaggacatgctttgactgtagcggtatgggtcAGGTGAGCTTTCTGACAACCGCATATCGAGGAAAGGACATAGGACacatatgcacctcggtatgCGTGCCCTAACccttcacaactctatataaagagcctcagacttcgccggaggtacgtattctgagactttgggagccacctttttcatcgttgcttacctgacttgagcgtcggagggtcgccgccgggaacccccttcccggctcgacttctgtgcaggttcgccggagcttcgttccaGCAGTTGAAGAGCCACGTCAGCAGTCGAAGAGCgctccgtgcccagcgtccattgattcagccttcggacaggatcatatgtgaacaggacaaaatctggccatttATGATTTATTGTATCCCAAGCTACTGAATCAACTGGATGACGCATTATGTGATCTTGACTTTTATGGTTGGAGTGCCAAATCAACTCTTcagctttttcttttgatttaaacATCCTTTTAAATCTTGGTATCACCGGAAAATACCGTAGCACCTTTTCTGGAACCCCTTTAAAAACTTTGGTGATGACTTTGTCCACCTTCCATCTTGATGAACCACACTTTGGACACGTATCCAGATTTTTAAGCTCCTTTCTAAATAGACAACAATCATTTGGGCAAGCATGAATCTTCTCATATCCTAAATCAAATGGTTTTAACAATTTTCTCATCGAGTAAACAGTTTCTGGAAGTGTGTTTTTTCCTGGAAGCATGTCACCTAAGATCTTAAGGAGCTCATTGAAACTATTGTCTGTGTGACCATTAGTAGACTTGTAATTGTATAATGTGACGACTGCTGATAACTTTGTGTAAGATGTGCAACCAGGGAAGAGGGGAGTTTCTGCATCTTCTAATAAACTAGCAAAGTCGTTATCTTTTGCCTCAGACATAGTGTATCCAACATCTTCTTCTGGCACAAAGGCATCCTTGTATAAGTGATATGCCTCTCTACTTTCATCATCTTTCTGAATTTCTCCTGAACTACCTTCACCTTGATATTGTCGGTTATAAGTTTCTCCATGGAAGACCCAAATAGTGTAAGAAGGATCAAACCCCTTAATAATTAAGTGATCGtacacttggtcaaatttcatatacttTTTGTTTTTACAATGCTTGCAAGGGCATAAGATTACTTCACGTGTTTTGGCATATTTCTTAGCTTGTGTAAGAAATTTTTGTACACCTTCTTCATACTCAggtacaagccttgaaggcaaatGTATCCATTCCTTATCCATTTCGTAAATGACCCAAACCCTAACATACAAATATTTCATGTTTAATACAAAATaagatttatatatttatttaatatacataaaagaaaatgaaagttGAAAGAAAACAAAATGGGGAGAGTGTAAATTGCAATATTGAAGGTGAAAAAAGGCATATTAAGTGGGTCATTTGCCAAGGTAAGACATATACCAACTAAGTGGGTCAAATTCTAAATTGCAACTAAGTGGCTCACGTATTACAGGCCAGGGAGGGAGGGTTTAAATTCTAAATTGCATTCCAGGGAACGGAGTGAATGATCGATAGAGAAGGCTCAACTGATCAAGTGGATGAAAGTGGAGACCTGAGGGGTTTTTGGCTGGTTTAGGTTGGAAGGGAGACAACATATAGACATTGACATAAGACAAGTACCAGCAACTAGTTCGCCAAGGTAAAATTTTGTTAGTTTGCAAAGTGTGGTTCATCAAGATGCTACGGTTCTGTGCATCTATATTTGATAATGGAAAGTGAGTCAAGATTCATTATCAAAGGTTATGTGCATCAAGATCCTTTGTTAGAATAACATTACCTTCTTGTACTCTTTTGTTGAAGCAACATGAACATGAAAGTTCTGTGCATCTATATTTGATAATGGAAAATATAGAAAGGATCAACTTCATTCTATTCTAAAATAGATGCACAGAACCTTCATGTTCATGTTGTTTCAACAAAAGAGTACAAGAAGGTAATGTTATTTATCTTCTACAACTAAAGCCAATGAAAGCCAATGCAACTAAATCAATTAGAGTCTCATTACTAAGATGGAGAATGCCAGGAAGAGGAAGGAAAGTAAATACAAGAAAGAGTTGTAGATGTTCAACAtaaaacaagaaaaacaaaaagaaatttcAACCTGAGAAACGGAAGGATCGAAGAAGATGTTTGATTCAGTGGAGAGCTTCGGACGAAAGGGCTTCGGATGAGAGGGCTTCGCCGGAGAGCTCTTCGTCTGAGAGAAGATGGGCCGAGATGTTCGGTAGAGAGGATTTAGGGTTGCGACAGAGAGGTTTTGGCGGAGATAGTTCgcgtgaggaagagggcttcagcTGAGGAGGAGGGCTTCGGCTAGGGCTTCGGTTGAGGAGGAGGGCTTCGGCTGAGGAGGAGGGCTTCGGCTACGGCTTCGGCTGAGATGGAGGGCTTCGGCTAGGGCTTCGGTTGAGGAGGAGGGCTTCGGCTGAGGAGGAGGGCTTCAGTTGAGGAGGAGGGCTTCTCCGGAGAAGGCTTCAACGGAGAGAAGATGGGCGAAGATGTTGGCTGAGAGGAGCTGCGGCAGGGAGGTTCCGACGAACGAGTGAAGAGGTAGTCGCGATTTTAGGCTTTCGACAGTTCGGGGGAGTTCGGGCGTGAGATAGGTTTCGGGAGTGAGAAGATGTTTCGCGGGCATATAGGATGCGCGGAAAAATATTCGCGGGAGGTTTGTTTCAGCGATAAATTTTTGGTTAAATATTTAGAAACTTTTGAAGATTATTAACAGCGCATATTGCATGCtgctaatattttataatatttattcgcAGCATACATTTTTTGTACGctgttatttatatatataataattattaatagcGCGCTCCGCGCGctgttaatattaagttttaacagcGCACTTTGCACGTTGTAGAAAAAGTTTATTAACATCGTAAATAATATCTATTCAAAGCATATTTTGTTTATGCCATTATTTATATctataataattattaacagcGCGCTCCACGCGCTGTtaataattatgttataattGCGCACTTTGCACGCCGTAGAAAGGTGTATTAACAGCATACTTTTTCTGCACGctgtcatttatatatatattatattatccgCAGCACACATAATTAGACACGctgtaaaaactattattaacggcATGCTTTAATTGCACGCTGTTGATGATGCGCTGCGGAAAGtcaattttgttgtagtgttcccTTCTTTTAAATATCAGCCTGCATCAAAACCATATTAGTATGCAACAAAAATACCTACAAACAAACTTTAGAGATGTAGCAAATAAAAAAGAACTAAGTAAATTAGACAAAATTCAAGcttctataaaattttaatcaGTTCTTTATAAAAAAGAGAACATAGAagattaaactaaattaattaaaagagaCAAATCCAAGAAAATCTACTTAGGTTTATGCAATGACATGCACTTTTTTTACTAGATTACAAAGATTTATCTTTATTCATAACAAGAATCATCATTCATTTCCCTTGAGCACAGCATGTCTCATAATAGAATGAAAAATTATGctcaaaattataaattcaacaAATATAGACAGATGAACGGTCTTAGATGTTGAACGGTCTTAGATGTTGAGATGtagaaaaattatatggagatGGAATTAAAGTGTATATTATCAAACATGAAACAACTCTGTATTTGATGAAACCATTCTAGTGACAGGTGGTGCAAAGCTTAAACACCACTGATCCAGTCTACAAATCGTGGAGATGGCTAGTTGGGGATATGGCTGCTACGATATGACTACTGCGTTGACTAGATGTAGACCTCACTCCACTTTGCAACATAAGAAACGTCAGTGTCAagccagggaagggatccctgGCGTTGACCCTcctacgctcaagtcaatcactagAATagtagaagaaaatggagcaacagTGAGCGCAAGCATGAATAATGAATAACATGTATCTCCACCGGTGcatagaccccctttatatagcgtCCCAGTAGGCGACGTGCATTCTCCTCGAGAAATGGACACGTTCTCCAATTTGTCCTATGAAAGTACCTGTCAGGAAAATGCCTTAAGTttaacaccataccttaacaggacatgcatatccctgacaagacagtagaagcttctgtcATATAATCCGCCTGTTGACCATACCTtgtgtcagcgacactatctcccaGAAGCATATTAAGAGATACATCAATGATCCTTCTGCTCGGCCGAGCGAGATAGTCGCTCGGCTAGGAACTCCTCCGCTCGGTCGGACTTTGCTGCTCTTCCCTCCCGTGACTCGACTCGATAGTGTGTTTCCACCTGACCGGACTAACACTCCAATCATCCCAACGTTCCTCTACTCCGTGATGAACGTCTGATGATCTTGGTTGTACGGACGTTCTGTTTGGGTTAGCCCTTTGCTGGTCCGGCGGTTCATGTCTGATCGACCACTACAGGAGAGCTATGCTCGGCTTCCCTTTGGTGAGCTCATTAGTTCTCTGACGTTGAcctctttgactttgacctccacgtcgacTACTATCTCCGTTGTTTGATCCGCACTTAGTGGCCCCCCTTTATCACCACATCAAGCACTATGGGCTTTAAGTTATACAGTCATGAGTATCCAAACAAGGAATAGGTTTGGTGGACTAGGAAATTATACTTCTTTAGTTGCTAAAGACATATGAAGATCATGTCATCTTCCGTGATCAATCCAAGAAAAATGGAATataagatataaaaaaaaaatctaactaatACATAATATACCACTATCTATGATAATTACATACCATTTTTTCTCTTTGCCTCTTCTGTTTTAGCCTTCACGTATATACCAAGAGGTACACCTTGCATCACATTCTATCTTTTTCCTCCATAAAAACCTTCCAATATGTAAATGAATAAAGTAACGGGAGAggaggaagacgacaaggaggagGATAGGAGGGAGCAGGAGGAACGAAAACAGGATACGACGTCGGAATAACGAATTTTCTCTTGGTGCGGAATTTAAATTTTGTTGCTAATTCGGttgttaaaaatcaattttcttgtagtgagtgaTATAAACTTAGGTGTATTCTTTCATTTTGTGGCCTAATGCATAGATAGAGATGTGTGTCATTGTTGAATCTTAAAGATGCATGAATGAATCGTAATTTAGAACATCATAAACACTTACATTGCAATGTCTTGACTCTTGTGAAGTATTGTTCCttcttattgtttgtgattgccatcACAAAGACAACTACGACAAATCACTCTAATAACTTcacaaaccaaattcctattttattagttgttttataagtaatggtcttacctttatttatatttaataaatagagATGATTATCCATGTAAGAGGATCAATCTCAACCTTCCAACATTCTCACCGAAACTTTATTCAAATTTCCAACAtgcttacctctatttatattgACAATAATAGTACGCGTAAGAATATACTCAAGAACTATCTTTTATTTATCAACTATATCCCtaataaaattatacttaataaatATGTGCTTACCTTTACTATGATTTTGGAATTCCTAGAAAAAGCTATGGCAACTTAATTATCACAGTAAACTGTAACAAAACTCCCACTATCCTCATCAATCTTTAGACATTTTAGGAACCTTTTTAATCGGATGACTTCTAGCACAGTCACTACACAAGCCACATATTCAGTTTTCATTGTTGGCAATGCTACACAAGCTTATTTCTTAATGTTCCATGAGATGCTACACCATTCAAAAAGAAGGCATAGCCAGATATGATTTTTCTATCATCAAAGTTCTAGTCCAATCTGCATCTATGTAGCCTTTCGGGCTCATATCAAATCattgaaaatagaaataataacCTGTTGTCCCTTTAATATATATGAATATCTTCTTTACCATTTTCAAATGTCTTATTCTTGGATTTGATTGGAGACAATtaactaaaccaatatcatagctGGTATTAGGATGTATACACAACATAATGTATATTAAACTAGCAATAATACTGACATATAGTCTTTTCTTCATCTAAGTTATTTCCTCGAGAATCTTGTGATACATACTCTTACTCAGAGAATAATATCTTTTGTTATAGGTGTCTGTTCAATATTATAATttaacatattaaaattttgtagcATCTTAGTAATATAAGTTTCTTAAGAGTTAAGACAAAcccaaaagtttttttaaatcaaTCTCTTATTATCTTTACTCCTAAGATATACTCAACTTCTCATATATCTTTTATGCCAAATTATGATGAAATGCATGTTGTGACTCCTATCACTAACTTTGTGTCATTTTCAGCTATTaacatatcattaacatataATGATAATATGACAAGCTTTCCTTTATCTCATTTTAAATAGACATAATAATCTTTATTGGTCATTTTAAAATGATAAGATAGAATGATTTCATTAAATCTTATATTCTATTGTCTTGATGCTTGCTTTAGACCATAAatagactttttaagtctaaACACTTTGTTCTTTTGGTCTTCAGCAATGTAACCTTTTAGTTGTGTCATATAGATTTCTTTGTCAAGAGTTGTCTTTATATCTATTTGATATAATTC contains:
- the LOC122025346 gene encoding 3-ketoacyl-CoA synthase 6-like yields the protein MPGVPEPELPRSVKIAFRFIVDNFRLLFLAGVMTAMASEVHQLGFDDTVDAVRELIEGNPVRNLALALSVVVAGVLYLVSRPRPVYLVDYACFRPPPTCRVPFSTFMEHTRLINSDERSVKFQTRILERSGLGEETCLPPANHYIPPKPTMEGARAEAELVIFAAVDDLMKKTGLRSKDVDILIVNCSLFSPTPSLSAMIINKYKLRSNIRSFNLSGMGCSAGLISIDLASDLLQVHPRANALVVSTEIITPNFYSGNQRSMLLPNCLFRMGAAAILLSNRGREAARAKYRLAHVVRTHKGADDRSYRCVYQEEDAEGHSGISLSKDLMAIAGKSLRSNITTMGPLVLPMSEQLLFALSFAGRKLIDPAWKPYVPDFKKAFDHFCIHAGGRAVIDELQKSLDLSAEHVEASRMTLHRFGNTSSSSLWYELNYIESKGRMRRGDRVWQIGFGSGFKCNSAVWKCLRTVKAPADGPWADCIARYPVDIPEVVRL